The following are from one region of the Nostoc cf. commune SO-36 genome:
- a CDS encoding HdeD family acid-resistance protein: MTSDVSRNINKDVNGSLISGVILSILGVLAIAAPNFTTLFAETWIAVILIFAGFTKLVYATQSRQQGGFIWKLLLSGLYIATGIMLFVYPFTGILTLTLLLGSFLLAEGTFELILAFKLRPQENWTWILGDGIITLVLGAMIWFQWPFNAPWLLGTLVGVSVIFTGVSRVMLSLNARSSLNPTNEAANPT, encoded by the coding sequence ATGACAAGCGATGTTTCTAGAAATATTAACAAGGATGTTAATGGGTCACTGATAAGTGGTGTGATTTTGAGTATTTTGGGCGTTCTTGCGATCGCAGCGCCTAATTTCACCACCTTATTTGCCGAGACTTGGATTGCGGTGATTTTGATTTTCGCCGGATTTACAAAACTAGTTTATGCCACTCAAAGCCGCCAGCAAGGAGGTTTTATTTGGAAACTTCTGTTAAGCGGACTCTATATTGCAACCGGTATAATGCTATTTGTTTATCCTTTTACAGGTATTCTCACACTAACTCTGTTGCTTGGCAGCTTTTTACTGGCTGAAGGCACGTTCGAATTAATTCTGGCATTTAAGTTACGTCCGCAAGAGAATTGGACTTGGATACTAGGTGATGGAATTATTACCTTGGTCTTAGGCGCAATGATTTGGTTCCAGTGGCCTTTCAATGCACCTTGGCTTCTTGGCACACTAGTTGGTGTCAGCGTTATTTTCACTGGCGTTTCACGCGTAATGCTGTCATTGAATGCGCGTTCTAGCTTGAATCCTACAAATGAAGCTGCAAATCCTACTTAG
- the glyQ gene encoding glycine--tRNA ligase subunit alpha — protein MNFQSVITLLHHFWRERGCLIAQPYDIEKGAGTKNPQTFLRALGPEPWAVAYVEPCRRPTDGRYGENPNRFQHYYQYQVLIKPSPDNIQEIYLDSLRALGIRPEDHDIRFVEDNWEDTTVGAWGTGWEVWLDGMEITQFTYFQQCGGIDCRPVSIEITYGLERLTMYLQQVEAITKIHWTDNITYGDVYLQGEIEQCTYNFEASNPELLLTLFNLYEQEATQLTERGLVLPSLDYVMKCSHTFNLLDARGVISVTERTRYIARIRHLARKVAHLYVEQREKLGFPLLKDTVSLTGSSIT, from the coding sequence GTGAATTTTCAATCGGTAATCACTTTATTGCATCACTTCTGGCGTGAGCGCGGTTGTCTCATTGCCCAGCCCTACGATATTGAAAAGGGCGCTGGTACTAAGAATCCGCAGACTTTTTTAAGAGCATTGGGGCCGGAACCCTGGGCTGTTGCCTATGTTGAACCATGCCGTCGTCCTACCGATGGACGGTATGGCGAAAACCCCAACCGTTTCCAACACTATTATCAGTATCAAGTTCTAATCAAACCTTCGCCAGATAATATCCAGGAGATTTATCTTGATTCGTTGAGGGCTTTAGGTATTCGTCCTGAAGACCACGATATTCGGTTTGTAGAGGATAACTGGGAAGATACAACAGTAGGTGCCTGGGGCACCGGGTGGGAAGTATGGTTAGATGGGATGGAAATTACTCAATTTACCTACTTCCAACAGTGTGGGGGTATTGATTGCCGTCCGGTGTCGATTGAGATTACTTATGGTTTAGAGCGGCTGACAATGTATCTTCAGCAGGTAGAGGCAATTACCAAGATTCATTGGACGGACAACATTACTTATGGTGATGTTTACCTTCAGGGAGAGATTGAGCAATGTACATACAACTTTGAAGCATCGAATCCTGAGTTGCTACTGACATTATTTAATTTGTATGAGCAGGAAGCAACCCAATTGACGGAGCGAGGATTGGTCTTGCCTAGCCTAGATTATGTAATGAAGTGTTCGCACACGTTCAATCTGCTGGATGCTAGAGGGGTGATTTCGGTGACGGAGAGAACTCGCTATATTGCCAGGATTCGGCATTTGGCTAGAAAGGTAGCTCATTTATATGTTGAGCAAAGGGAGAAGTTGGGTTTTCCGTTGCTTAAAGATACTGTGAGTTTAACAGGAAGTTCAATAACCTAA
- a CDS encoding glycoside hydrolase family 10 protein — MVSIATPFSDIQNHWARLFITALAQRRIVNGLPNGTYRPDSSVTRAEFAAIIANAFGTVSKKRQYVPFVDVATNYWAAAAIQGAYEKAFLSGFPDKTFRSANRITRIEVLVSLVGGLEIATKVRPDLLSQLPKIYQDFAQIPEYGRNQVAIATSAGLVVSFPNIKLFNPNLAATRGDVAAIVYQALVYLGQVEKITSNYLVQPPISTPAPTPTPILTPTPTPTPIPTPAGTVKVNHSREFRGAWVVSVWNGDWPSKAGLPVAQQKAELTEIITKLQALNFNALIFQVRPEGDALYESQLEPWSTWITGTQGKAPEPFYDPLAFAIAECHKRNIELHAWFNPYRASTSTDPAKTVRPHIAATNPESVYLWKTQRWMDPGLKIVQDRAYNVILDVVKRYDVDGIHLDDYFYPYPIEGQPFPDDKTYSAYKAAGGTLSLGDWRRDNVNRMVQRLWQGIKTTKPDVKFGISPFGIYRPGQPSGITGLDAYNVLYADSKKWLEEGWIDYIAPQLYWRTDQTQQSYSALLQWWTQINTKQRHVYAGNNLTEPSNKSRESDEIEKQVKISRSQAGRLSLGNIFFNLSVLTENSQGIADKFQSLLYNKPALPPTLSWQDTTPPPPPIGLQVNNRKLSWQPGDNQPVRSWTLYRQTGDTWTIQRILSAGTTFATVQQAGTYAVCAVDRLANESVGTVITVG; from the coding sequence ATGGTATCTATCGCTACTCCCTTCTCAGATATTCAAAACCATTGGGCACGCTTATTTATTACAGCCTTAGCCCAACGTCGTATTGTCAATGGGTTGCCTAACGGCACTTATCGCCCCGATAGCTCTGTTACCCGCGCTGAATTTGCTGCCATCATCGCTAACGCATTTGGGACAGTTTCCAAGAAGCGGCAGTACGTCCCTTTTGTTGATGTAGCCACTAATTATTGGGCGGCAGCCGCCATTCAAGGAGCTTACGAAAAAGCATTTCTTAGTGGGTTTCCTGATAAAACTTTCCGTTCTGCTAACCGAATTACTAGAATTGAAGTCTTAGTTTCTTTGGTAGGAGGATTAGAAATTGCCACTAAGGTAAGACCTGACCTCCTGTCACAGCTCCCAAAAATTTATCAAGATTTTGCTCAAATTCCTGAGTATGGTAGAAATCAGGTAGCTATTGCCACCAGTGCTGGATTGGTGGTTAGTTTCCCAAATATCAAATTATTCAATCCCAATCTCGCAGCTACCCGTGGAGATGTGGCAGCGATTGTTTATCAAGCTTTAGTGTATTTAGGGCAGGTAGAAAAAATTACCTCTAATTACCTAGTGCAGCCGCCAATATCAACGCCCGCACCAACACCTACGCCCATACTGACACCGACACCGACACCTACGCCTATACCCACACCTGCTGGTACTGTTAAGGTAAATCATAGCCGGGAGTTCCGAGGAGCATGGGTCGTATCTGTGTGGAATGGTGATTGGCCTTCCAAAGCAGGACTTCCTGTTGCTCAACAAAAAGCTGAACTCACCGAGATTATTACTAAATTACAAGCACTAAACTTTAATGCCCTAATTTTCCAGGTGCGACCGGAGGGAGACGCTTTATATGAATCGCAATTAGAGCCTTGGAGTACTTGGATTACAGGAACTCAAGGGAAAGCTCCAGAACCATTCTATGATCCTTTGGCGTTTGCGATCGCAGAATGTCACAAGCGCAATATTGAACTCCATGCTTGGTTCAACCCTTACCGCGCCAGCACTTCCACCGACCCAGCTAAAACAGTCCGTCCCCACATAGCAGCTACCAATCCAGAAAGCGTTTATTTGTGGAAAACTCAGCGTTGGATGGATCCAGGACTGAAAATAGTTCAGGACAGAGCTTACAACGTAATTCTCGACGTAGTGAAGCGCTATGATGTTGACGGCATTCACTTAGATGATTATTTCTATCCATATCCCATTGAGGGACAGCCTTTCCCCGATGACAAAACATACTCTGCATATAAAGCAGCCGGTGGTACACTCAGCCTTGGCGACTGGCGACGGGATAATGTTAACAGAATGGTACAGCGCCTCTGGCAGGGAATTAAAACAACCAAACCTGACGTGAAATTTGGTATCAGCCCCTTTGGGATTTATCGCCCCGGACAACCCTCTGGTATTACTGGGTTAGATGCTTACAACGTTCTGTATGCCGACTCGAAGAAATGGTTAGAAGAAGGCTGGATTGATTATATTGCTCCTCAACTTTATTGGCGCACAGATCAAACACAACAAAGTTATTCGGCGTTGCTACAGTGGTGGACACAGATAAACACAAAGCAAAGACACGTTTATGCGGGTAACAATTTAACAGAACCAAGCAACAAGAGTCGGGAGAGTGATGAAATTGAAAAGCAGGTGAAAATTAGTCGTAGCCAAGCTGGACGGTTGTCACTAGGGAATATCTTCTTTAATCTCAGTGTTTTGACAGAAAATAGTCAGGGCATTGCTGATAAATTCCAAAGTCTGCTTTATAACAAACCTGCGTTACCACCAACTTTGTCTTGGCAGGATACTACACCACCTCCTCCACCTATTGGATTACAAGTGAATAACCGCAAATTGAGTTGGCAGCCTGGAGATAATCAGCCAGTTCGTTCTTGGACACTTTATCGGCAAACTGGCGATACTTGGACAATTCAGCGAATTTTATCTGCTGGCACAACCTTTGCTACTGTGCAACAAGCGGGAACTTATGCCGTATGTGCAGTGGATAGATTGGCGAATGAGAGTGTGGGAACAGTGATTACAGTTGGTTGA
- a CDS encoding bromodomain-containing protein, whose translation MENGYRPSRDEAAKNPHLLLNKSHFENEQDRKLAEESTRKHLGIPAPTLDEDQSTLPH comes from the coding sequence ATGGAAAACGGCTATCGTCCAAGCCGAGATGAAGCGGCAAAAAACCCTCATCTTTTATTAAATAAGAGCCACTTCGAGAACGAGCAAGACCGAAAGCTAGCAGAAGAATCTACACGCAAGCATTTGGGCATACCTGCACCTACTTTAGACGAAGATCAGTCAACACTACCTCATTAG
- a CDS encoding alpha/beta hydrolase has product MQIHQLINRLNNSKFGKLLTQTVAFGVGAIVLLSSTNANAAEQVVLRYGTFQGQISVEELTQFAETGKTTPTLRAYLQAAQQDPAVARKALKASIKADPAFLNSLLSSWAGPVLVNQIGQVVHPPAGQLDQQALRTALSSSIEQDGEVTLLGAIQNYPNTSVELKGDRLIAVYERLSSLAELL; this is encoded by the coding sequence ATGCAAATTCATCAACTTATCAATCGATTAAACAATAGTAAATTCGGTAAGTTACTCACTCAAACAGTAGCTTTTGGTGTAGGTGCTATTGTTCTTCTCTCAAGCACTAATGCTAATGCTGCTGAACAAGTTGTTTTAAGGTATGGTACTTTTCAGGGGCAAATATCTGTTGAAGAATTAACTCAGTTTGCAGAAACTGGTAAGACTACCCCGACTTTAAGAGCTTATTTACAGGCGGCACAACAAGACCCCGCAGTAGCTCGTAAGGCATTGAAAGCTTCAATAAAAGCCGATCCTGCCTTTTTAAATAGCTTACTGTCTAGCTGGGCAGGGCCAGTTTTAGTTAACCAAATTGGTCAAGTAGTTCACCCTCCCGCAGGACAACTAGATCAGCAGGCGCTGCGAACTGCTTTAAGTTCATCTATTGAACAAGATGGTGAAGTTACACTACTTGGAGCCATTCAGAATTATCCAAATACTTCTGTTGAACTTAAAGGAGATCGTCTCATCGCTGTTTATGAACGCTTAAGCAGTCTTGCAGAACTTTTATGA